A single window of Helicobacter pylori DNA harbors:
- a CDS encoding LutB/LldF family L-lactate oxidation iron-sulfur protein — MEKYHSDQEYEEIITDQLGDMQLRENLRSAMDTLRANRKNLIKNRYSEWENLRELGKEVKLKILSRLDEYLELFEKNATQNGFKIHYAKDGDEANEIIYNLAKEKNIKRILKQKSMASEEIGLNHYLKEKGIQAQETDLGELIIQLINEHPVHIVVPAIHKNRKQIGKIFEEKLNAAYEEEPEKLNAIARKHMRKEFESFKMGISGVNFAIANEGAIWLVENEGNGRMSTTACDVHVAICGIEKLVESFDDAAILNNLLAPSAVGVPITCYQNIITGPRKNDDLDGPKEAHIILLDNNRSNILADEKYYRALSCIRCGTCLNHCPVYDKIGGHAYLSTYPGPIGVVVSPQLFGLNNYGHIPNLCSLCGRCTEVCPVEIPLAELIRDLRSDKVGEGRGVVRGAKSTQHSGMEKFSMKMFAKMASDGAKWRFQLKMAQFFSPLGKLLAPILPLVKEWASVRTLPNMDTSLHAKVQHLEGVIYE, encoded by the coding sequence ATGGAAAAATATCATAGCGACCAAGAATACGAAGAAATCATCACCGACCAATTAGGCGATATGCAATTAAGGGAAAATTTGCGTTCTGCAATGGATACCTTAAGGGCTAATCGTAAGAATTTGATTAAAAATCGTTACAGCGAGTGGGAAAATTTAAGGGAATTAGGCAAAGAAGTCAAGCTTAAAATTTTATCCAGGCTTGATGAGTATTTGGAATTGTTTGAAAAAAACGCCACTCAAAACGGCTTTAAAATCCATTACGCTAAAGACGGCGATGAAGCTAATGAAATCATTTACAACCTCGCTAAAGAAAAAAATATCAAGCGCATTTTAAAGCAAAAATCCATGGCGAGCGAAGAAATTGGCTTGAACCACTACCTCAAAGAAAAGGGCATTCAAGCGCAAGAAACGGATTTGGGCGAATTGATTATCCAGCTCATTAATGAACACCCTGTGCATATCGTCGTGCCAGCTATCCATAAAAACCGCAAGCAAATCGGTAAGATTTTTGAAGAAAAACTCAACGCCGCTTATGAAGAAGAGCCTGAGAAGCTCAATGCGATCGCCAGAAAACACATGCGCAAAGAATTTGAAAGCTTTAAAATGGGGATTAGTGGGGTGAATTTCGCTATCGCTAATGAGGGAGCGATCTGGTTAGTGGAAAATGAAGGCAATGGCAGAATGAGCACCACCGCATGCGATGTGCATGTCGCTATTTGTGGGATTGAAAAATTAGTAGAAAGCTTTGATGATGCAGCGATTTTAAACAATCTGCTCGCTCCAAGCGCTGTGGGCGTGCCTATCACTTGCTATCAAAACATTATCACAGGCCCCAGAAAAAACGATGATTTAGACGGCCCTAAAGAAGCCCACATCATTTTATTAGACAACAACCGCTCTAATATTTTGGCTGATGAAAAGTATTACCGCGCTCTTTCATGTATTCGTTGCGGGACTTGTTTGAACCACTGCCCTGTGTATGATAAAATCGGTGGGCATGCCTATCTTTCTACTTATCCTGGCCCTATAGGCGTGGTGGTATCCCCCCAACTCTTTGGGCTTAATAATTACGGACATATCCCTAATTTATGCAGTCTTTGTGGGCGTTGCACTGAAGTATGCCCCGTAGAAATCCCTTTAGCCGAACTCATTAGAGATTTACGATCCGATAAAGTGGGCGAGGGTAGGGGTGTAGTTAGGGGGGCTAAAAGCACCCAACACAGCGGGATGGAAAAATTCTCTATGAAAATGTTTGCCAAAATGGCAAGCGATGGGGCTAAGTGGCGTTTCCAATTGAAAATGGCTCAATTTTTCTCGCCTTTAGGCAAGCTTTTAGCCCCCATACTGCCTTTAGTCAAAGAGTGGGCGAGTGTTAGGACCTTACCCAATATGGACACGAGCTTGCATGCCAAAGTCCAACACTTAGAAGGGGTGATTTATGAGTAA